The following proteins are encoded in a genomic region of Tenacibaculum sp. 190524A05c:
- a CDS encoding DUF5916 domain-containing protein, protein MKVSRMKYVAVILLLLWNMISYSQDSSIQFRDVNVEIDGSLNEEVWKSIPVHTNFHNLLPTDEGLADNQTEVKIFHNGEYLFVGAIYHDTTSKQQVSSLKRDVSIGISDAFIMVLDTQHQQQNGNLFAVNTYGTQVDALVERNETGYGLNFSWNAVWRTKTTVVGNDKIYEIAIPFKALNFDKEKSTFGVQFYVRDIKNNSWTILTDLSRNYLTFDLRFTKPFRLEKVPETIRSRFAVSPSVTLNYQNVDSDDETTFRPSLDVQYNLSSSLKLDATINPDFSQIDVDQQVTNLSRFSVFFPERRNFFLENADLFANLGTSDVNPFYSRKIGAENEIQFGLKLSGNVAQKTRIGVLNVQTNKNENINAQNYSVVVGEQQLTKQLTATAFMINRQETEGFSFIDDYNRVAGANLNFKSGNNKWIGLANAAMSFNPEISGKNKFLNLGIDYNDRGLQGGFSVKKVEENYITDVGFTPRLFTYDAVNDVVVREGYYQTSSYLQYTKFYDSSRKLNSIRYLNYSNNTYFDVDGSVNQMSHFLNSAVFFKDLSAVYYVLNYDEIDLKYGFDVLGNGNALSTSNYNNWNLKVGYNSANNQQLRYRVNIQKGRFYEGEKISGGIYVNYQLLPFANLELSHDVNSIDLNELGKETFHLSRFTGQIFFNNRLNWTTYVQYNNQRNNFNVNSRLQWEYKPLSYVYLVVTDNFDKNFNRTNWGVAFKMNYRFDF, encoded by the coding sequence ATGAAAGTAAGTAGAATGAAGTATGTTGCGGTAATCTTATTGTTGTTGTGGAATATGATATCATATTCTCAAGATTCATCAATACAATTCAGAGATGTAAACGTTGAAATTGATGGGAGTTTAAATGAAGAGGTTTGGAAGTCGATACCTGTACATACTAATTTTCATAATCTGCTACCAACGGATGAAGGTTTGGCAGATAATCAAACAGAAGTTAAAATTTTTCATAATGGGGAATATCTTTTTGTAGGGGCAATTTATCATGATACAACATCGAAACAACAAGTGAGTTCATTAAAAAGAGATGTTTCAATTGGTATAAGTGACGCTTTTATAATGGTTTTAGATACCCAACATCAACAGCAAAATGGAAACTTATTTGCGGTGAATACATACGGAACACAAGTAGATGCTTTAGTAGAACGAAATGAGACGGGATATGGCTTAAATTTCAGTTGGAATGCTGTTTGGAGAACAAAAACGACAGTAGTGGGTAATGATAAGATTTATGAAATCGCAATCCCGTTTAAAGCATTAAATTTTGATAAAGAAAAATCCACTTTTGGTGTCCAATTTTATGTGCGAGATATCAAAAATAACTCGTGGACAATACTTACCGATTTAAGTAGAAATTACCTCACATTTGATTTACGCTTTACTAAACCTTTTAGACTAGAAAAAGTTCCAGAAACAATCCGTTCTCGATTTGCGGTTTCACCATCGGTTACCTTAAATTATCAAAATGTGGATAGTGATGATGAAACTACTTTTAGACCCAGTTTAGATGTTCAATACAACCTTTCTTCTTCGTTAAAGTTGGATGCTACAATTAATCCTGATTTTTCGCAGATAGATGTCGATCAACAAGTAACAAACTTGTCTCGTTTTTCTGTTTTCTTTCCAGAGCGTAGAAACTTCTTTTTAGAAAATGCTGATTTGTTCGCAAACCTAGGAACTTCTGATGTAAACCCGTTTTATTCTAGAAAGATTGGAGCGGAGAATGAAATTCAATTCGGATTAAAATTATCTGGGAATGTTGCTCAAAAGACTAGAATAGGAGTATTGAATGTTCAAACCAATAAGAATGAAAATATAAATGCTCAAAATTATTCAGTGGTAGTTGGAGAGCAGCAGTTAACGAAACAGCTAACTGCTACTGCGTTTATGATTAATAGACAAGAAACGGAAGGTTTTAGTTTTATTGATGATTATAATAGAGTTGCAGGTGCGAACTTGAATTTTAAATCAGGAAATAATAAGTGGATTGGTTTAGCTAATGCTGCGATGAGTTTTAATCCAGAAATTTCAGGAAAGAATAAATTCTTAAATCTTGGAATAGATTATAACGATCGAGGTTTGCAAGGAGGTTTCTCGGTTAAAAAAGTAGAAGAAAATTATATTACAGATGTTGGTTTTACTCCAAGATTATTTACCTACGATGCGGTTAATGATGTTGTAGTTAGAGAAGGTTATTATCAAACTTCAAGTTATTTACAGTATACAAAGTTTTATGATAGTTCAAGAAAATTGAATTCAATTCGATATTTGAATTACAGTAACAATACTTATTTTGATGTTGATGGAAGTGTAAATCAAATGAGTCATTTTTTAAATTCTGCTGTTTTCTTTAAAGATTTATCTGCAGTTTATTATGTACTTAATTATGATGAGATTGATTTAAAATATGGATTTGATGTTTTGGGAAATGGTAATGCTTTGTCTACAAGTAATTACAATAATTGGAATTTGAAAGTCGGATATAATTCAGCAAATAATCAGCAATTACGTTACCGTGTTAATATTCAAAAAGGAAGGTTTTATGAAGGTGAAAAAATTTCTGGAGGAATATATGTCAATTATCAATTATTACCTTTTGCCAATTTGGAATTATCGCATGATGTTAATTCTATTGATTTAAATGAATTAGGAAAAGAAACATTTCATTTAAGTAGGTTTACGGGTCAAATATTTTTTAATAATAGATTGAATTGGACAACTTATGTTCAATACAACAACCAACGAAATAACTTTAATGTGAATAGTCGATTACAATGGGAGTATAAGCCTTTAAGCTATGTCTATTTAGTAGTGACAGATAATTTCGATAAAAACTTTAATAGAACAAATTGGGGAGTTGCTTTTAAAATGAATTATCGATTTGATTTTTAA
- a CDS encoding pyruvate dehydrogenase complex dihydrolipoamide acetyltransferase, which translates to MATVINMPRLSDTMEEGVVASWLKKVGDKVEEGDILAEIETDKATMEFESFHEGTLLHIGVNEGEGAPVDTLLAIIGEEGEDFSALLSQGSTEEPKKEEAKESTKEENTSSNTSVSIPDGVQVVTMPRLSDTMAEGTVASWLKNVGDKVEEGDILAEIETDKATMEFESFYEGTLLYIGINEGESAPVDSLLAIIGAEGTDISAVIEAQKNGGLATATPSEEKPTESKPAEKAAPAAQETVANTTTSNSGGRIFASPLAKKIAKDKGINLADVKGSGENGRIVKKDVENYTPAAKTEASAPVSQSTSTPTAAVTNFVVAGEERTEEVKNSQMRKAIARSLGNSKFSAPHFYLNIEVDMDNAIASRKTINAIPDVKVSFNDMVVKACAMALRKHPQVNTSWTDNTTKYHSHIHVGVAVAVDEGLVVPVVKHTDAMTLTQIGASVKDLAGKARSKKIKPDEMQGSTFTVSNLGMFGIESFTSIINQPNSAILSVGAIVQKPVVKDGQIVVGNTMMLTLACDHRTVDGAVGAQFLQTLKTFIENPVTMLV; encoded by the coding sequence ATGGCAACAGTAATTAATATGCCTCGCTTAAGCGACACTATGGAAGAAGGAGTAGTAGCTTCTTGGTTAAAAAAAGTTGGTGATAAAGTTGAGGAAGGAGATATTTTAGCTGAAATTGAAACTGATAAGGCTACAATGGAATTTGAATCTTTCCATGAAGGTACTTTATTACATATTGGAGTTAATGAAGGTGAAGGAGCTCCAGTAGATACTTTATTAGCAATTATTGGTGAAGAAGGTGAAGATTTTTCTGCACTTTTAAGTCAAGGTTCTACAGAAGAACCAAAAAAGGAAGAAGCTAAAGAATCAACAAAAGAAGAGAATACTTCAAGTAATACTTCTGTTTCAATTCCAGATGGAGTTCAAGTTGTAACTATGCCTAGACTTAGTGATACTATGGCTGAAGGTACAGTAGCGTCTTGGTTGAAAAATGTTGGAGATAAAGTTGAAGAAGGAGATATTTTAGCTGAAATTGAAACTGATAAAGCTACAATGGAGTTCGAATCTTTTTATGAAGGAACTCTTTTATACATTGGAATTAACGAAGGAGAAAGTGCACCAGTCGATAGTTTATTAGCTATTATTGGAGCTGAAGGAACTGATATTTCTGCTGTAATCGAAGCTCAGAAAAATGGCGGATTAGCTACTGCAACTCCCAGTGAAGAAAAACCAACAGAATCAAAGCCTGCTGAAAAAGCTGCTCCTGCTGCTCAAGAAACTGTAGCAAACACTACAACTTCTAATTCTGGAGGAAGAATTTTTGCTTCACCTTTAGCTAAGAAAATTGCTAAAGACAAAGGAATTAATTTAGCAGATGTTAAAGGTTCTGGTGAAAATGGAAGAATCGTTAAGAAAGACGTAGAAAACTATACTCCAGCTGCGAAAACTGAAGCTTCTGCTCCTGTTTCTCAAAGTACAAGTACACCAACTGCTGCTGTAACTAATTTTGTTGTTGCAGGAGAAGAGAGAACTGAAGAAGTTAAAAACTCTCAAATGCGTAAAGCAATCGCAAGAAGTTTAGGTAATTCTAAATTCTCTGCACCTCACTTCTACTTAAACATTGAAGTAGATATGGATAACGCAATTGCTTCTCGTAAAACTATTAATGCTATTCCTGATGTTAAAGTTTCTTTTAACGATATGGTTGTAAAAGCTTGTGCAATGGCATTAAGAAAGCACCCACAAGTAAATACTTCTTGGACAGATAATACTACTAAATACCATAGTCATATTCATGTTGGTGTTGCTGTAGCTGTTGATGAAGGATTAGTTGTTCCTGTAGTTAAACATACTGATGCTATGACCTTAACTCAAATCGGAGCATCTGTTAAGGATTTAGCTGGTAAAGCAAGAAGTAAGAAAATTAAACCAGACGAAATGCAAGGAAGTACTTTTACAGTTTCTAACCTTGGAATGTTTGGAATTGAAAGTTTTACTTCAATTATAAACCAACCAAATTCAGCAATTTTATCTGTTGGTGCTATTGTTCAAAAACCTGTAGTTAAAGACGGACAAATTGTTGTTGGAAACACAATGATGTTAACATTAGCTTGTGACCACAGAACTGTTGATGGTGCTGTTGGAGCTCAGTTCTTACAAACATTAAAAACGTTTATCGAAAATCCAGTTACTATGTTAGTGTAA
- the pdhA gene encoding pyruvate dehydrogenase (acetyl-transferring) E1 component subunit alpha, producing the protein MKKVTKETYINWYRDMLFWRKFEDKLAAVYIQQKVRGFLHLYNGQEAVLAGALHAMDLTKDKMITAYRNHVQPIGMGVDPKRVMAELYGKATGTSQGLGGSMHIFSKEFRFYGGHGIVGGQIPLGAGIAFGDKYHNSDAVTLCYFGDGAARQGSLHETFNMAMNWKLPVIFICENNGYAMGTSVERTANHEDIWKLGLGYEMPCGPVDGMNPVKVAEAVDEAIQRARKGDGPTFLEMKTYRYRGHSMSDAQHYRTKDEVEEYKKIDPITQVLDIIKDKKYASDEEIDAINKEVKDMVKECEKFAEDSPFPDLNILHDVVYEQEDYPFIK; encoded by the coding sequence ATGAAAAAAGTCACTAAAGAAACCTACATCAATTGGTATAGAGATATGCTATTTTGGAGAAAGTTTGAGGACAAACTTGCGGCAGTTTACATACAACAAAAAGTAAGAGGTTTTTTACACTTATACAACGGTCAAGAAGCAGTATTAGCTGGAGCTTTACATGCTATGGATCTTACTAAAGACAAAATGATTACTGCATATCGTAACCACGTTCAGCCAATCGGAATGGGAGTTGATCCTAAAAGGGTAATGGCAGAATTATATGGTAAAGCAACCGGTACTTCTCAAGGTCTTGGAGGATCAATGCATATTTTCTCAAAAGAGTTCCGTTTTTACGGTGGACACGGAATTGTAGGTGGTCAAATTCCATTAGGAGCAGGAATTGCTTTTGGTGACAAATACCATAACAGTGACGCAGTTACTTTATGTTATTTTGGAGATGGAGCAGCTCGTCAAGGTTCTTTACATGAAACTTTTAACATGGCAATGAACTGGAAGTTACCTGTAATCTTCATTTGTGAAAATAATGGTTATGCAATGGGAACTTCTGTAGAAAGAACTGCAAATCACGAAGACATTTGGAAGTTAGGATTAGGATATGAAATGCCTTGTGGACCTGTAGATGGAATGAATCCTGTAAAGGTTGCAGAAGCTGTTGATGAGGCTATTCAACGTGCAAGAAAAGGTGATGGTCCAACATTCTTAGAAATGAAAACGTACCGATACAGAGGACACTCAATGTCTGATGCACAACATTACCGTACGAAAGACGAAGTAGAAGAATACAAGAAAATAGACCCAATTACTCAAGTATTAGATATCATTAAGGATAAAAAATACGCTTCTGATGAGGAAATTGATGCTATTAATAAAGAAGTAAAAGACATGGTTAAAGAATGTGAGAAATTCGCAGAAGATTCTCCATTCCCAGATTTAAATATCTTACACGATGTAGTTTACGAACAAGAAGATTATCCTTTTATCAAATAA
- a CDS encoding M15 family metallopeptidase, with the protein MKKWIFSIILASITLQSYSQELPKGFSYVKDFAPTIQQELRYCSHNNFLGVPVDGYEEPVLITSTKTAKALAKVQKELEKKGLSLKIFDAYRPQSAVNHFVRWARVPNDTLTKKDYYPKLNKRNLFKLGYIASKSGHSRGSSVDLTIVHVGTDTELDMGSPFDFFGKISHPSYPNLTKQQKANRYLLRKVMMANGFRPYKNEWWHFTLNNEPFPKTYFDFPIK; encoded by the coding sequence ATGAAGAAATGGATTTTTTCAATTATACTCGCCTCAATAACTTTACAAAGTTATTCACAAGAATTACCTAAAGGTTTTTCTTACGTTAAAGATTTTGCTCCAACAATTCAGCAAGAATTAAGATATTGTTCGCACAACAACTTCTTAGGTGTTCCTGTAGATGGCTATGAAGAACCAGTTTTAATTACTTCAACCAAAACTGCAAAAGCTTTAGCGAAGGTTCAAAAAGAATTAGAAAAAAAAGGACTCAGTTTAAAAATATTCGATGCATATAGACCACAATCAGCGGTAAATCATTTTGTGCGTTGGGCCAGAGTTCCAAATGACACACTCACTAAAAAAGATTATTACCCTAAATTAAATAAGAGAAATCTATTTAAACTTGGATATATTGCATCAAAATCAGGTCATTCCAGAGGAAGTTCTGTTGACCTAACCATTGTTCACGTTGGAACTGATACTGAACTAGATATGGGAAGTCCTTTTGATTTTTTTGGAAAAATTTCACATCCTAGTTATCCTAATCTAACCAAACAGCAAAAAGCAAATCGTTATTTACTTAGAAAAGTTATGATGGCTAATGGATTTAGACCATACAAAAATGAATGGTGGCATTTCACTTTGAATAACGAACCATTTCCAAAAACTTATTTTGATTTTCCTATTAAGTAA
- a CDS encoding bestrophin family protein gives MYTKKVFKAKDMAKWTRFETLFFFIFIVIIVSIYYFLNIQWFKIPWTPLALIGTAVAFVIGFQNNSAYGRIWEARKIWGGIVNTSRTFGMFVQDMIGNEHSNNNYPEEEIQENIKTLTYRHIAWMTALRHSMRTRKSWETVIDEKSNQEWVKVVSPPEWSSTLEKDLEPYLSEEDLAYTLSKNNKQTALLYLQSHHLKELKNQGKIWEFSFLQLENVLEELFTLQGKSERIKNFPYPRHFASLNHYFMWLFVLLLPIALVPQFSEIGEQISKSLPFIGNLFIWLSVPFYVIVAWIFHTMERIGRTGDNPFEGSANDVPISTIARGIEIDLRQNLGETNEEIPKQFPQIYDTQM, from the coding sequence ATGTATACTAAAAAAGTTTTCAAAGCAAAAGACATGGCAAAGTGGACTCGTTTCGAGACACTTTTTTTCTTTATTTTCATTGTTATTATTGTTAGTATTTATTACTTCCTAAATATTCAATGGTTTAAAATTCCTTGGACACCACTTGCCTTAATAGGTACAGCCGTTGCTTTTGTAATTGGTTTTCAAAACAATTCAGCTTATGGACGAATTTGGGAAGCACGAAAAATATGGGGCGGAATTGTAAACACTTCGCGCACCTTCGGAATGTTTGTTCAAGACATGATTGGAAATGAACATTCAAATAATAATTATCCTGAAGAAGAAATACAAGAAAATATAAAAACACTAACCTACAGGCATATTGCCTGGATGACAGCTTTAAGACATTCCATGAGAACACGTAAAAGCTGGGAAACAGTTATCGATGAAAAGTCAAATCAAGAATGGGTTAAAGTTGTTTCTCCTCCTGAATGGAGTTCAACCTTAGAAAAAGATTTAGAACCGTATTTATCAGAAGAAGATTTAGCGTATACATTATCTAAGAACAACAAACAAACGGCACTTTTATACTTACAATCTCATCATTTAAAAGAATTGAAAAACCAAGGTAAAATCTGGGAGTTTTCGTTTCTACAACTTGAAAATGTTTTAGAAGAACTATTCACTTTACAAGGAAAATCTGAACGAATAAAAAACTTCCCCTACCCTAGACATTTTGCTTCTTTGAATCATTATTTCATGTGGTTATTTGTGCTCTTATTACCTATTGCTTTAGTTCCTCAATTTTCTGAAATCGGAGAACAAATAAGTAAATCATTACCTTTTATTGGTAATCTCTTTATATGGCTTTCTGTACCGTTTTATGTTATTGTTGCTTGGATTTTCCACACCATGGAACGCATTGGACGAACAGGTGATAATCCTTTTGAAGGATCAGCGAATGACGTTCCTATTTCTACAATTGCTAGAGGAATTGAAATCGACTTAAGACAAAATTTAGGAGAGACAAACGAGGAAATTCCTAAACAATTCCCTCAAATTTATGATACTCAAATGTAA
- a CDS encoding nuclear transport factor 2 family protein, with amino-acid sequence MKQLTDFFFDGNLFWKIVVYLWSLLTSLFTQAQVNEIQPYEAKDVKLHQEIVKMDSIFFNAYNTCDLKVQEELISEDLEFYHDNGGLSTSKKELLAALKKNICNKVKRTLIKGSTEVYAIPGYGAVQMGYHKFFNKLEPNQKSIPSRFVTLWKKEKNKWTITRVISLH; translated from the coding sequence ATGAAACAACTAACCGACTTCTTTTTTGACGGAAACTTATTCTGGAAAATAGTAGTATACTTATGGTCTTTACTTACGTCTCTATTTACACAAGCGCAAGTAAATGAAATCCAACCATACGAAGCAAAAGATGTAAAACTTCACCAAGAAATTGTTAAAATGGATAGTATCTTTTTTAACGCCTACAATACTTGTGATTTGAAAGTACAAGAAGAGTTAATAAGCGAAGATCTTGAATTTTATCATGATAATGGCGGACTTTCAACTTCTAAAAAAGAGCTTCTTGCAGCACTAAAAAAAAACATTTGTAATAAAGTTAAACGTACTTTAATAAAAGGAAGTACCGAAGTTTATGCTATTCCAGGATATGGTGCTGTTCAAATGGGTTATCACAAATTCTTTAATAAGCTAGAACCTAACCAAAAATCCATTCCAAGCAGATTCGTAACCTTGTGGAAGAAAGAAAAAAATAAGTGGACAATTACGAGAGTAATAAGTCTGCATTAA
- a CDS encoding PspC domain-containing protein, with amino-acid sequence MNKTININLGGFFFHIDENAYQKLRRYLDAIARSLSDDPQGKNEIIADIEARISELLSERITDARQVVNEGDIDEIIAIMGQPEDYTESEEDYAGGSSYNYNKRTRSSNKKLFRDREDKFLGGVASGLAHYTNIDTIWVRLFFILAAVTTGIGLLIYIVLWVLLPEAKTTSEKLQMEGEAVNIDNIEKKIRNEFEYLSTKLKDGASEISEKISSADYDKLRNQTKSGFQDFLDTVGKILSALFKVFGKFIGILLIFVAGVTLISLLFALFSISSLEILGFEGDFIHYPPFFYDSVFPNWLLSIFGLLVVAVPIIALLILGLRILSPNLKRLSTTTSLSLFGVWLVSLLFIGFSGIEFATSKAQSAIKLSKKSILFNPEQPLKIGVQNDDEIYYQHNLKRRRNAEEVYVDDQKLKYSNDIKIDVERSDSDEAFIEIRKESEGRKRKDALENAEKINYKFKLDNNKIVFDAFFLSEFKNLWKDEEVYLTVHIPEGTTIYFENSSKRFLYNVENTDDIYDRNMANHHFKMTSRGLECLDCETEEDDKDQNNSNWNNDNNNDDDNDNNNDSDVSFLFDSTINDLKAEFIISKQTTKNELRKLVRWFKDRRNIDIKIIESKYSSNNKIEKVLLDIDCNDGFKGELRISNNTLEDIPKGFRRLYDEEDKAMAFKIW; translated from the coding sequence ATGAATAAGACAATAAATATAAATTTAGGCGGTTTTTTCTTCCATATAGATGAAAATGCGTATCAAAAACTAAGAAGATACTTAGACGCCATCGCTCGTTCATTAAGTGATGATCCGCAAGGTAAAAACGAAATCATCGCTGATATCGAAGCACGTATTAGCGAATTATTATCAGAAAGAATTACTGATGCTAGACAGGTTGTAAACGAAGGTGACATCGATGAAATTATCGCTATCATGGGACAACCTGAAGACTACACGGAAAGTGAAGAGGATTATGCAGGTGGTTCTAGTTATAACTATAACAAAAGAACAAGAAGTTCGAATAAAAAGTTATTCAGAGATCGTGAAGATAAGTTCTTAGGAGGTGTTGCTTCTGGTTTAGCTCACTATACTAATATCGATACGATTTGGGTAAGATTGTTTTTCATCTTGGCAGCTGTAACAACTGGTATTGGACTATTAATTTACATTGTTCTATGGGTTTTACTTCCAGAAGCTAAAACCACATCCGAGAAGTTACAGATGGAAGGTGAAGCTGTAAACATCGATAACATTGAAAAAAAAATTCGTAACGAGTTTGAATATCTCTCCACGAAGTTAAAAGACGGAGCTAGTGAAATTTCTGAGAAAATCTCTAGTGCAGATTATGATAAATTACGTAACCAAACTAAATCTGGGTTTCAAGATTTTTTAGACACCGTTGGTAAAATATTATCAGCATTATTTAAAGTATTCGGTAAGTTTATAGGTATCTTATTGATATTCGTAGCAGGAGTAACACTTATATCTTTACTATTCGCATTATTTTCTATAAGTAGTCTAGAAATCTTAGGATTTGAAGGAGATTTTATTCACTACCCTCCGTTCTTTTATGATTCTGTATTTCCAAATTGGTTATTGTCAATATTTGGATTACTAGTAGTTGCTGTACCTATAATCGCGCTTTTAATTTTAGGGTTAAGAATTTTATCTCCCAACTTAAAAAGACTTTCAACTACCACGTCATTATCCTTATTTGGAGTTTGGTTAGTATCCTTATTATTCATTGGATTCTCTGGAATTGAATTTGCAACATCAAAAGCACAAAGTGCTATAAAGCTTAGTAAGAAATCTATTTTATTTAATCCTGAACAACCTCTTAAAATAGGCGTTCAAAATGATGATGAAATTTACTATCAACACAACCTTAAAAGAAGAAGAAATGCAGAAGAAGTTTATGTAGATGATCAAAAATTAAAGTACTCTAATGACATTAAAATCGATGTTGAAAGAAGCGATAGTGACGAAGCTTTTATCGAAATCAGAAAAGAATCTGAAGGAAGAAAAAGAAAGGATGCTTTGGAAAATGCAGAAAAAATTAATTACAAATTTAAGTTAGATAATAACAAAATTGTATTCGATGCTTTTTTCTTAAGTGAGTTCAAAAACTTATGGAAAGATGAAGAAGTTTATTTAACAGTGCATATTCCAGAAGGAACTACTATTTATTTTGAAAACTCTTCTAAAAGATTTTTATATAACGTAGAAAACACAGATGACATTTACGATAGAAATATGGCTAATCATCATTTTAAAATGACATCTAGAGGATTGGAATGTTTAGACTGTGAAACTGAAGAAGACGATAAAGATCAAAATAACTCAAACTGGAACAACGATAATAACAACGACGATGATAACGACAATAATAACGATTCTGATGTATCTTTCTTATTTGATAGTACTATTAATGATTTAAAAGCTGAGTTTATTATCTCTAAACAAACAACTAAAAATGAGCTAAGAAAACTTGTTAGATGGTTTAAAGACAGAAGAAACATCGACATTAAAATCATTGAATCTAAATACAGTAGTAACAACAAGATTGAAAAAGTTCTGTTAGACATAGATTGTAATGATGGATTTAAGGGAGAATTACGTATTTCTAATAATACTTTAGAAGACATTCCTAAAGGATTTAGAAGATTATACGATGAAGAAGATAAAGCCATGGCTTTTAAAATTTGGTAA
- a CDS encoding PadR family transcriptional regulator, whose amino-acid sequence MKIENTKAQMRKGVLEYCILSILQKGDAYTSEILNTLKSAEMIVVEGTIYPLLTRLKNAGLLSYRWEESTSGPPRKYYVLTENGTMFLKELDKTWNNLVNAVNQVTSTKSTSNE is encoded by the coding sequence ATGAAGATAGAAAACACAAAAGCGCAAATGCGTAAAGGAGTTCTAGAGTATTGCATCTTATCTATTTTACAAAAAGGAGATGCTTACACTTCTGAGATCCTGAACACATTAAAAAGCGCAGAAATGATTGTGGTTGAAGGAACAATTTATCCCCTTTTAACCCGCCTAAAAAACGCAGGATTACTATCGTATAGATGGGAAGAATCTACCTCAGGGCCACCACGTAAATATTACGTATTAACAGAAAATGGAACCATGTTTTTAAAAGAATTAGACAAAACTTGGAATAATTTAGTAAATGCAGTAAATCAAGTAACAAGTACAAAATCAACATCAAATGAATAA
- a CDS encoding DUF4870 domain-containing protein, which translates to MRNNNENTNAFLIHISSFAGYFFPLGSIITPLILWQTQKDRSTFLDEHGKEAVNFNVSFALYIFILSASFFSFFFGDIFRNINRIDHLDFGHSVSFSGDLFGFFGIASLVGLVTLIKIALVIIASMKANNGEQYKYPFTIKFIK; encoded by the coding sequence ATGAGAAATAATAACGAAAATACCAACGCATTTTTAATACACATATCATCTTTTGCCGGATACTTCTTTCCATTAGGAAGTATTATAACACCATTAATATTATGGCAAACACAAAAAGACAGAAGTACATTTTTAGATGAACACGGAAAAGAAGCTGTTAATTTTAATGTAAGCTTTGCTTTATACATTTTTATTTTAAGCGCGTCATTCTTCTCTTTCTTTTTTGGAGATATATTTAGAAATATTAATAGAATAGACCATTTAGATTTCGGACATAGTGTTTCTTTTAGTGGAGACTTGTTTGGGTTCTTTGGTATTGCTTCATTAGTGGGGCTTGTTACATTAATTAAAATTGCTCTTGTTATCATCGCTTCTATGAAAGCAAATAATGGCGAACAGTACAAGTACCCATTTACAATAAAATTTATAAAATAA
- a CDS encoding DUF4442 domain-containing protein, translating into MKFTPSKINFFLLFKLPSAFFTGISVKSISDKKAVAHVKFKWINQNPFKSMFWAVQGMAAEFTTGILVMQSIDKSNRKISMLVTNMNATFTKKAVGRIHFECNQGKDIDAAIQRAVETGEGQTVILTSEGINEDGISVSKFEFEWSLKVKP; encoded by the coding sequence ATGAAGTTTACACCATCAAAAATTAATTTTTTCTTATTATTTAAATTGCCATCAGCTTTTTTTACAGGAATTAGTGTAAAATCGATTTCTGATAAAAAAGCAGTTGCTCATGTGAAGTTTAAATGGATCAATCAAAATCCATTTAAATCGATGTTTTGGGCGGTGCAAGGAATGGCAGCCGAGTTTACCACGGGAATTTTGGTAATGCAATCTATTGACAAGTCGAATAGGAAAATTTCTATGCTGGTTACGAATATGAATGCAACTTTTACGAAAAAGGCTGTAGGTAGAATTCATTTTGAGTGTAATCAAGGAAAAGATATAGATGCAGCTATTCAAAGAGCGGTTGAAACTGGAGAAGGACAAACCGTTATATTAACTTCTGAAGGAATAAATGAAGATGGGATTTCAGTTTCTAAATTTGAATTTGAATGGAGTTTAAAGGTTAAACCGTAA